The Mauremys mutica isolate MM-2020 ecotype Southern chromosome 1, ASM2049712v1, whole genome shotgun sequence genome has a segment encoding these proteins:
- the MB gene encoding myoglobin isoform X2: MGLSDDEWNHVLGIWAKVEPELPVYGQAVIVRLFQVHPETQERFAKFKHLKTIDELKSSEEVKKHGTTVLTALGRILKLKNNHEPELKPLAKSHATEHKIPVKYLEFICEIIVKVIAEKHPSDFGADSQAAMRKALELFRNDMASKYKEFGFQG, encoded by the exons ATGGGGCTCAGTGATGACGAATGGAACCATGTCCTGGGCATCTGGGCAAAGGTGGAACCAGAACTCCCGGTCTATGGACAGGCAGTTATAGTCAG ACTCTTTCAGGTTCACCCCGAGACCCAGGAACGCTTTGCCAAGTTCAAACACCTGAAGACAATCGATGAGCTGAAGAGCTCCGAAGAAGTGAAGAAGCACGGCACCACTGTCCTTACTGCCCTGGGCAGAATCCTGAAGCTGAAGAACAATCATGAACCGGAGCTGAAGCCACTGGCAAAAAGCCATGCCACCGAGCATAAAATCCCTGTCAAGTACTTGGAG TTCATCTGTGAAATCATTGTCAAGGTCATTGCTGAGAAGCATCCCTCGGACTTTGGGGCCGATTCCCAGGCTGCGATGAGGAAGGCCCTGGAGCTGTTCCGAAATGACATGGCCAGCAAGTACAAGGAGTTCGGTTTCCAGGGCTAG
- the MB gene encoding myoglobin isoform X1 encodes MMIHQQIMGLSDDEWNHVLGIWAKVEPELPVYGQAVIVRLFQVHPETQERFAKFKHLKTIDELKSSEEVKKHGTTVLTALGRILKLKNNHEPELKPLAKSHATEHKIPVKYLEFICEIIVKVIAEKHPSDFGADSQAAMRKALELFRNDMASKYKEFGFQG; translated from the exons cACCAACAAATTATGGGGCTCAGTGATGACGAATGGAACCATGTCCTGGGCATCTGGGCAAAGGTGGAACCAGAACTCCCGGTCTATGGACAGGCAGTTATAGTCAG ACTCTTTCAGGTTCACCCCGAGACCCAGGAACGCTTTGCCAAGTTCAAACACCTGAAGACAATCGATGAGCTGAAGAGCTCCGAAGAAGTGAAGAAGCACGGCACCACTGTCCTTACTGCCCTGGGCAGAATCCTGAAGCTGAAGAACAATCATGAACCGGAGCTGAAGCCACTGGCAAAAAGCCATGCCACCGAGCATAAAATCCCTGTCAAGTACTTGGAG TTCATCTGTGAAATCATTGTCAAGGTCATTGCTGAGAAGCATCCCTCGGACTTTGGGGCCGATTCCCAGGCTGCGATGAGGAAGGCCCTGGAGCTGTTCCGAAATGACATGGCCAGCAAGTACAAGGAGTTCGGTTTCCAGGGCTAG